A DNA window from Melanotaenia boesemani isolate fMelBoe1 chromosome 6, fMelBoe1.pri, whole genome shotgun sequence contains the following coding sequences:
- the LOC121642059 gene encoding polycomb protein SCMH1 isoform X4 has protein sequence MRKPVPQKDIEWKDGRRMKHARSGRPSRVPSQYQGHFSWEKYLKETGAVAAPASCFRQSLTPPVNEFKAGMKLEAQDPRNTTSTCIATVVGLTGSRLRLRLDGSDNKNDFWRLVDSSEIQPIGSCEKNGGMLQPPLGFRLNASSWPMFLLKTLNGAEMAPSRIFHKEPPTPEQNSFQVGMKLEAVDRKNPHFICPATVGALRGVEVLVTFDGWRGAFDYYCRYDSRDIFPVGWCALTGDNLQPPGSKVVLPKSLGALTDGSVENLAMNPTPTVGRPPGQRGRKPGRRKTKVPGPWSQKTSALGAQSIQPGKTLEAIKIPKKRGPKPGSKRKPRVVPNPVPTSPTSSTPEPDTSTVPIDNATIPNSALQAPTVCVYLNKYGKVGPHLDQRRVQHLPDHFGPGRASSVLQQCVQACVDSAHNQAIVFSCLKSGQGGEVISAFFDQQQHTLTLPTVSSVTYVLRFLEKLCHNLHCDPLFGSQPVARGVLHYNSYSYTTERRSFGDSLTTGPGRGTKRFLQDFNGPLSQKPTKIHRHSTDGESFIENSVVAPEHLKKIPLSPNSLGLVPGLRSPSKLLHHNNSTGSGSFRESPKPSGQDPNMWTVEEVMQYIRDIDPVLAPHADLFRKHEIDGKALLLLRSDVMMKYMGLKLGPALKLTFHIDKLKRA, from the exons ATGAGGAAGCCTGTGCCACAGAAAG ATATAGAGTGGAAAGATGGCCGAAGGATGAAGCATGCCCGGAGTGGGCGGCCCTCCCGGGTGCCCTCTCAGTACCAAG GCCACTTTAGTTGGGAGAAATATCTAAAAGAGACAGGTGCCGTTGCTGCTCCTGCTTCATGTTTCAGACAG AGCCTCACACCTCCAGTTAACGAGTTCAAGGCAGGCATGAAGCTGGAGGCCCAGGACCCGCGGAACACCACTTCCACCTGCATTGCCACAGTGGTGGGCCTGACGGGCTCACGGCTACGACTGCGCTTGGACGGGTCTGACAATAAGAACGACTTCTGGCGCTTGGTGGATTCCTCAGAGATCCAGCCTATAGGCAGCTGTGAAAAGAATGGAGGCATGCTACAGCCACCTCTGG GTTTCCGTCTCAATGCGTCCTCCTGGCCAATGTTCCTGCTGAAAACACTAAATGGTGCTGAAATGGCTCCCTCACGCATTTTTCACAAG gagccccccACTCCAGAGCAGAACTCCTTCcaggttggcatgaagctggaggCGGTAGACCGGAAAAATCCACACTTTATCTGCCCAGCCACAGTAGGTGCACTGCGTGGTGTCGAGGTGCTGGTCACCTTCGATGGATGGCGTGGAGCCTTTGATTACTACTGCCGTTATGACTCGCGGGACATCTTCCCGGTTGGCTGGTGTGCCCTGACTGGAGACAACCTTCAGCCGCCTGGCAGCAAAG TGGTGTTGCCTAAGAGCCTCGGAGCACTGACAGACGGAAGTGTGGAGAACCTGGCCATGAATCCCACCCCAACAGTGGGCAGACCTCCAGGTCAAAGAGGACGAAAGCCAGGACGTAGGAAAACCAAAGTGCCAGGGCCATGGAGTCAGAAGACTTCTGCGTTGGGAGCACAGAGCATCCAGCCAGGCAAAACCCTGGAGGCCATCAAGATACCCAAGAAACGGGGACCTAAGCCTGGCAGTAAG AGAAAACCACGAGTGGTACCTAATCCAGTCCCCACGTCTCCCACCAGCAGCACTCCAGAGCCCGACACCAGCACTGTACCCATCGATAACGCCACCATCCCCAATTCTGCACTACAGGCTCCCACAG TTTGTGTATATCTAAACAAGTACGGCAAGGTGGGGCCACATCTGGACCAGCGGCGCGTCCAGCATCTCCCAGACCACTTTGGTCCTGGCCGAGCCTCTTCAGTACTTCAGCAGTGTGTTCAGGCTTGTGTGGACTCTGCCCACAATCAGGCTATAGTCTTCTCCTGCCTCAAATCTGGACAAGGAGGGGAAGTCATTTCAG CCTTTTTTgaccagcagcagcacaccCTAACCCTTCCCACAGTCAGCAGTGTCACGTATGTCCTCCGCTTCCTGGAAAAACTCTGCCACAATCTTCACTGTGATCCACTGTTTGGCAGCCAGCCTGTGGCCAGAGGGGTTCTTCACTACAACAGTTACTCATACACTACAG AGAGGAGGAGTTTTGGAGACAGCTTGACCACAGGCCCAGGCCGAGGCACCAAACGCTTCCTTCAAGACTTCAACGGTCCTCTTTCTCAGAAACCAACAAAAATCCACCGGCACTCCACAGATG GTGAGTCCTTCATTGAGAACAGTGTTGTAGCACCAGAGCACTTAAAGAAGATTCCTCTTTCCCCAAACTCTCTGGGACTGGTACCTGGCCTCAGGTCTCCCTCTAAACTGCTGCACCATAACAACTCCACAG GCTCAGGCAGTTTCCGGGAGAGCCCCAAGCCTAGCGGTCAAGATCCAAACATGTGGACTGTAGAGGAAGTCATGCAGTACATCAGAGATATTGACCCAGTGCTGGCTCCACATGCTGACCTTTTCAGAAAACAT GAGATTGATGGTAAAGCTCTGCTGTTGCTGCGCAGTGACGTGATGATGAAATATATGGGTTTGAAGCTTGGCCCCGCCCTCAAACTCACCTTCCACATTGACAAGCTCAAACGGGCTTGA
- the LOC121642059 gene encoding polycomb protein SCMH1 isoform X1 has translation MRKPVPQKDIEWKDGRRMKHARSGRPSRVPSQYQGHFSWEKYLKETGAVAAPASCFRQSLTPPVNEFKAGMKLEAQDPRNTTSTCIATVVGLTGSRLRLRLDGSDNKNDFWRLVDSSEIQPIGSCEKNGGMLQPPLGFRLNASSWPMFLLKTLNGAEMAPSRIFHKQEPPTPEQNSFQVGMKLEAVDRKNPHFICPATVGALRGVEVLVTFDGWRGAFDYYCRYDSRDIFPVGWCALTGDNLQPPGSKVVLPKSLGALTDGSVENLAMNPTPTVGRPPGQRGRKPGRRKTKVPGPWSQKTSALGAQSIQPGKTLEAIKIPKKRGPKPGSKLGWAKRAGWLEEAMAGPGRPVTGPGRSRGRLPANWAQRIALQQAQTQAEPIKIPKKRGPKPGSKRKPRVVPNPVPTSPTSSTPEPDTSTVPIDNATIPNSALQAPTVCVYLNKYGKVGPHLDQRRVQHLPDHFGPGRASSVLQQCVQACVDSAHNQAIVFSCLKSGQGGEVISAFFDQQQHTLTLPTVSSVTYVLRFLEKLCHNLHCDPLFGSQPVARGVLHYNSYSYTTERRSFGDSLTTGPGRGTKRFLQDFNGPLSQKPTKIHRHSTDGESFIENSVVAPEHLKKIPLSPNSLGLVPGLRSPSKLLHHNNSTGSGSFRESPKPSGQDPNMWTVEEVMQYIRDIDPVLAPHADLFRKHEIDGKALLLLRSDVMMKYMGLKLGPALKLTFHIDKLKRA, from the exons ATGAGGAAGCCTGTGCCACAGAAAG ATATAGAGTGGAAAGATGGCCGAAGGATGAAGCATGCCCGGAGTGGGCGGCCCTCCCGGGTGCCCTCTCAGTACCAAG GCCACTTTAGTTGGGAGAAATATCTAAAAGAGACAGGTGCCGTTGCTGCTCCTGCTTCATGTTTCAGACAG AGCCTCACACCTCCAGTTAACGAGTTCAAGGCAGGCATGAAGCTGGAGGCCCAGGACCCGCGGAACACCACTTCCACCTGCATTGCCACAGTGGTGGGCCTGACGGGCTCACGGCTACGACTGCGCTTGGACGGGTCTGACAATAAGAACGACTTCTGGCGCTTGGTGGATTCCTCAGAGATCCAGCCTATAGGCAGCTGTGAAAAGAATGGAGGCATGCTACAGCCACCTCTGG GTTTCCGTCTCAATGCGTCCTCCTGGCCAATGTTCCTGCTGAAAACACTAAATGGTGCTGAAATGGCTCCCTCACGCATTTTTCACAAG caggagccccccACTCCAGAGCAGAACTCCTTCcaggttggcatgaagctggaggCGGTAGACCGGAAAAATCCACACTTTATCTGCCCAGCCACAGTAGGTGCACTGCGTGGTGTCGAGGTGCTGGTCACCTTCGATGGATGGCGTGGAGCCTTTGATTACTACTGCCGTTATGACTCGCGGGACATCTTCCCGGTTGGCTGGTGTGCCCTGACTGGAGACAACCTTCAGCCGCCTGGCAGCAAAG TGGTGTTGCCTAAGAGCCTCGGAGCACTGACAGACGGAAGTGTGGAGAACCTGGCCATGAATCCCACCCCAACAGTGGGCAGACCTCCAGGTCAAAGAGGACGAAAGCCAGGACGTAGGAAAACCAAAGTGCCAGGGCCATGGAGTCAGAAGACTTCTGCGTTGGGAGCACAGAGCATCCAGCCAGGCAAAACCCTGGAGGCCATCAAGATACCCAAGAAACGGGGACCTAAGCCTGGCAGTAAG TTGGGCTGGGCAAAGAGAGCTGGCTGGTTGGAGGAGGCCATGGCTGGCCCAGGCCGGCCGGTGACTGGACCAGGGCGCAGCAGAGGCAGACTGCCTGCCAACTGGGCACAGAGGATAGCCCTGCAGCAGGCCCAGACACAGGCAGAACCAATCAAGATCCCAAAGAAGAGAGGGCCCAAGCCTGGCAGTAAG AGAAAACCACGAGTGGTACCTAATCCAGTCCCCACGTCTCCCACCAGCAGCACTCCAGAGCCCGACACCAGCACTGTACCCATCGATAACGCCACCATCCCCAATTCTGCACTACAGGCTCCCACAG TTTGTGTATATCTAAACAAGTACGGCAAGGTGGGGCCACATCTGGACCAGCGGCGCGTCCAGCATCTCCCAGACCACTTTGGTCCTGGCCGAGCCTCTTCAGTACTTCAGCAGTGTGTTCAGGCTTGTGTGGACTCTGCCCACAATCAGGCTATAGTCTTCTCCTGCCTCAAATCTGGACAAGGAGGGGAAGTCATTTCAG CCTTTTTTgaccagcagcagcacaccCTAACCCTTCCCACAGTCAGCAGTGTCACGTATGTCCTCCGCTTCCTGGAAAAACTCTGCCACAATCTTCACTGTGATCCACTGTTTGGCAGCCAGCCTGTGGCCAGAGGGGTTCTTCACTACAACAGTTACTCATACACTACAG AGAGGAGGAGTTTTGGAGACAGCTTGACCACAGGCCCAGGCCGAGGCACCAAACGCTTCCTTCAAGACTTCAACGGTCCTCTTTCTCAGAAACCAACAAAAATCCACCGGCACTCCACAGATG GTGAGTCCTTCATTGAGAACAGTGTTGTAGCACCAGAGCACTTAAAGAAGATTCCTCTTTCCCCAAACTCTCTGGGACTGGTACCTGGCCTCAGGTCTCCCTCTAAACTGCTGCACCATAACAACTCCACAG GCTCAGGCAGTTTCCGGGAGAGCCCCAAGCCTAGCGGTCAAGATCCAAACATGTGGACTGTAGAGGAAGTCATGCAGTACATCAGAGATATTGACCCAGTGCTGGCTCCACATGCTGACCTTTTCAGAAAACAT GAGATTGATGGTAAAGCTCTGCTGTTGCTGCGCAGTGACGTGATGATGAAATATATGGGTTTGAAGCTTGGCCCCGCCCTCAAACTCACCTTCCACATTGACAAGCTCAAACGGGCTTGA
- the LOC121642059 gene encoding polycomb protein SCMH1 isoform X2, whose amino-acid sequence MRKPVPQKDIEWKDGRRMKHARSGRPSRVPSQYQGHFSWEKYLKETGAVAAPASCFRQSLTPPVNEFKAGMKLEAQDPRNTTSTCIATVVGLTGSRLRLRLDGSDNKNDFWRLVDSSEIQPIGSCEKNGGMLQPPLGFRLNASSWPMFLLKTLNGAEMAPSRIFHKEPPTPEQNSFQVGMKLEAVDRKNPHFICPATVGALRGVEVLVTFDGWRGAFDYYCRYDSRDIFPVGWCALTGDNLQPPGSKVVLPKSLGALTDGSVENLAMNPTPTVGRPPGQRGRKPGRRKTKVPGPWSQKTSALGAQSIQPGKTLEAIKIPKKRGPKPGSKLGWAKRAGWLEEAMAGPGRPVTGPGRSRGRLPANWAQRIALQQAQTQAEPIKIPKKRGPKPGSKRKPRVVPNPVPTSPTSSTPEPDTSTVPIDNATIPNSALQAPTVCVYLNKYGKVGPHLDQRRVQHLPDHFGPGRASSVLQQCVQACVDSAHNQAIVFSCLKSGQGGEVISAFFDQQQHTLTLPTVSSVTYVLRFLEKLCHNLHCDPLFGSQPVARGVLHYNSYSYTTERRSFGDSLTTGPGRGTKRFLQDFNGPLSQKPTKIHRHSTDGESFIENSVVAPEHLKKIPLSPNSLGLVPGLRSPSKLLHHNNSTGSGSFRESPKPSGQDPNMWTVEEVMQYIRDIDPVLAPHADLFRKHEIDGKALLLLRSDVMMKYMGLKLGPALKLTFHIDKLKRA is encoded by the exons ATGAGGAAGCCTGTGCCACAGAAAG ATATAGAGTGGAAAGATGGCCGAAGGATGAAGCATGCCCGGAGTGGGCGGCCCTCCCGGGTGCCCTCTCAGTACCAAG GCCACTTTAGTTGGGAGAAATATCTAAAAGAGACAGGTGCCGTTGCTGCTCCTGCTTCATGTTTCAGACAG AGCCTCACACCTCCAGTTAACGAGTTCAAGGCAGGCATGAAGCTGGAGGCCCAGGACCCGCGGAACACCACTTCCACCTGCATTGCCACAGTGGTGGGCCTGACGGGCTCACGGCTACGACTGCGCTTGGACGGGTCTGACAATAAGAACGACTTCTGGCGCTTGGTGGATTCCTCAGAGATCCAGCCTATAGGCAGCTGTGAAAAGAATGGAGGCATGCTACAGCCACCTCTGG GTTTCCGTCTCAATGCGTCCTCCTGGCCAATGTTCCTGCTGAAAACACTAAATGGTGCTGAAATGGCTCCCTCACGCATTTTTCACAAG gagccccccACTCCAGAGCAGAACTCCTTCcaggttggcatgaagctggaggCGGTAGACCGGAAAAATCCACACTTTATCTGCCCAGCCACAGTAGGTGCACTGCGTGGTGTCGAGGTGCTGGTCACCTTCGATGGATGGCGTGGAGCCTTTGATTACTACTGCCGTTATGACTCGCGGGACATCTTCCCGGTTGGCTGGTGTGCCCTGACTGGAGACAACCTTCAGCCGCCTGGCAGCAAAG TGGTGTTGCCTAAGAGCCTCGGAGCACTGACAGACGGAAGTGTGGAGAACCTGGCCATGAATCCCACCCCAACAGTGGGCAGACCTCCAGGTCAAAGAGGACGAAAGCCAGGACGTAGGAAAACCAAAGTGCCAGGGCCATGGAGTCAGAAGACTTCTGCGTTGGGAGCACAGAGCATCCAGCCAGGCAAAACCCTGGAGGCCATCAAGATACCCAAGAAACGGGGACCTAAGCCTGGCAGTAAG TTGGGCTGGGCAAAGAGAGCTGGCTGGTTGGAGGAGGCCATGGCTGGCCCAGGCCGGCCGGTGACTGGACCAGGGCGCAGCAGAGGCAGACTGCCTGCCAACTGGGCACAGAGGATAGCCCTGCAGCAGGCCCAGACACAGGCAGAACCAATCAAGATCCCAAAGAAGAGAGGGCCCAAGCCTGGCAGTAAG AGAAAACCACGAGTGGTACCTAATCCAGTCCCCACGTCTCCCACCAGCAGCACTCCAGAGCCCGACACCAGCACTGTACCCATCGATAACGCCACCATCCCCAATTCTGCACTACAGGCTCCCACAG TTTGTGTATATCTAAACAAGTACGGCAAGGTGGGGCCACATCTGGACCAGCGGCGCGTCCAGCATCTCCCAGACCACTTTGGTCCTGGCCGAGCCTCTTCAGTACTTCAGCAGTGTGTTCAGGCTTGTGTGGACTCTGCCCACAATCAGGCTATAGTCTTCTCCTGCCTCAAATCTGGACAAGGAGGGGAAGTCATTTCAG CCTTTTTTgaccagcagcagcacaccCTAACCCTTCCCACAGTCAGCAGTGTCACGTATGTCCTCCGCTTCCTGGAAAAACTCTGCCACAATCTTCACTGTGATCCACTGTTTGGCAGCCAGCCTGTGGCCAGAGGGGTTCTTCACTACAACAGTTACTCATACACTACAG AGAGGAGGAGTTTTGGAGACAGCTTGACCACAGGCCCAGGCCGAGGCACCAAACGCTTCCTTCAAGACTTCAACGGTCCTCTTTCTCAGAAACCAACAAAAATCCACCGGCACTCCACAGATG GTGAGTCCTTCATTGAGAACAGTGTTGTAGCACCAGAGCACTTAAAGAAGATTCCTCTTTCCCCAAACTCTCTGGGACTGGTACCTGGCCTCAGGTCTCCCTCTAAACTGCTGCACCATAACAACTCCACAG GCTCAGGCAGTTTCCGGGAGAGCCCCAAGCCTAGCGGTCAAGATCCAAACATGTGGACTGTAGAGGAAGTCATGCAGTACATCAGAGATATTGACCCAGTGCTGGCTCCACATGCTGACCTTTTCAGAAAACAT GAGATTGATGGTAAAGCTCTGCTGTTGCTGCGCAGTGACGTGATGATGAAATATATGGGTTTGAAGCTTGGCCCCGCCCTCAAACTCACCTTCCACATTGACAAGCTCAAACGGGCTTGA
- the LOC121642059 gene encoding polycomb protein SCMH1 isoform X3 codes for MRKPVPQKDIEWKDGRRMKHARSGRPSRVPSQYQGHFSWEKYLKETGAVAAPASCFRQSLTPPVNEFKAGMKLEAQDPRNTTSTCIATVVGLTGSRLRLRLDGSDNKNDFWRLVDSSEIQPIGSCEKNGGMLQPPLGFRLNASSWPMFLLKTLNGAEMAPSRIFHKQEPPTPEQNSFQVGMKLEAVDRKNPHFICPATVGALRGVEVLVTFDGWRGAFDYYCRYDSRDIFPVGWCALTGDNLQPPGSKVVLPKSLGALTDGSVENLAMNPTPTVGRPPGQRGRKPGRRKTKVPGPWSQKTSALGAQSIQPGKTLEAIKIPKKRGPKPGSKRKPRVVPNPVPTSPTSSTPEPDTSTVPIDNATIPNSALQAPTVCVYLNKYGKVGPHLDQRRVQHLPDHFGPGRASSVLQQCVQACVDSAHNQAIVFSCLKSGQGGEVISAFFDQQQHTLTLPTVSSVTYVLRFLEKLCHNLHCDPLFGSQPVARGVLHYNSYSYTTERRSFGDSLTTGPGRGTKRFLQDFNGPLSQKPTKIHRHSTDGESFIENSVVAPEHLKKIPLSPNSLGLVPGLRSPSKLLHHNNSTGSGSFRESPKPSGQDPNMWTVEEVMQYIRDIDPVLAPHADLFRKHEIDGKALLLLRSDVMMKYMGLKLGPALKLTFHIDKLKRA; via the exons ATGAGGAAGCCTGTGCCACAGAAAG ATATAGAGTGGAAAGATGGCCGAAGGATGAAGCATGCCCGGAGTGGGCGGCCCTCCCGGGTGCCCTCTCAGTACCAAG GCCACTTTAGTTGGGAGAAATATCTAAAAGAGACAGGTGCCGTTGCTGCTCCTGCTTCATGTTTCAGACAG AGCCTCACACCTCCAGTTAACGAGTTCAAGGCAGGCATGAAGCTGGAGGCCCAGGACCCGCGGAACACCACTTCCACCTGCATTGCCACAGTGGTGGGCCTGACGGGCTCACGGCTACGACTGCGCTTGGACGGGTCTGACAATAAGAACGACTTCTGGCGCTTGGTGGATTCCTCAGAGATCCAGCCTATAGGCAGCTGTGAAAAGAATGGAGGCATGCTACAGCCACCTCTGG GTTTCCGTCTCAATGCGTCCTCCTGGCCAATGTTCCTGCTGAAAACACTAAATGGTGCTGAAATGGCTCCCTCACGCATTTTTCACAAG caggagccccccACTCCAGAGCAGAACTCCTTCcaggttggcatgaagctggaggCGGTAGACCGGAAAAATCCACACTTTATCTGCCCAGCCACAGTAGGTGCACTGCGTGGTGTCGAGGTGCTGGTCACCTTCGATGGATGGCGTGGAGCCTTTGATTACTACTGCCGTTATGACTCGCGGGACATCTTCCCGGTTGGCTGGTGTGCCCTGACTGGAGACAACCTTCAGCCGCCTGGCAGCAAAG TGGTGTTGCCTAAGAGCCTCGGAGCACTGACAGACGGAAGTGTGGAGAACCTGGCCATGAATCCCACCCCAACAGTGGGCAGACCTCCAGGTCAAAGAGGACGAAAGCCAGGACGTAGGAAAACCAAAGTGCCAGGGCCATGGAGTCAGAAGACTTCTGCGTTGGGAGCACAGAGCATCCAGCCAGGCAAAACCCTGGAGGCCATCAAGATACCCAAGAAACGGGGACCTAAGCCTGGCAGTAAG AGAAAACCACGAGTGGTACCTAATCCAGTCCCCACGTCTCCCACCAGCAGCACTCCAGAGCCCGACACCAGCACTGTACCCATCGATAACGCCACCATCCCCAATTCTGCACTACAGGCTCCCACAG TTTGTGTATATCTAAACAAGTACGGCAAGGTGGGGCCACATCTGGACCAGCGGCGCGTCCAGCATCTCCCAGACCACTTTGGTCCTGGCCGAGCCTCTTCAGTACTTCAGCAGTGTGTTCAGGCTTGTGTGGACTCTGCCCACAATCAGGCTATAGTCTTCTCCTGCCTCAAATCTGGACAAGGAGGGGAAGTCATTTCAG CCTTTTTTgaccagcagcagcacaccCTAACCCTTCCCACAGTCAGCAGTGTCACGTATGTCCTCCGCTTCCTGGAAAAACTCTGCCACAATCTTCACTGTGATCCACTGTTTGGCAGCCAGCCTGTGGCCAGAGGGGTTCTTCACTACAACAGTTACTCATACACTACAG AGAGGAGGAGTTTTGGAGACAGCTTGACCACAGGCCCAGGCCGAGGCACCAAACGCTTCCTTCAAGACTTCAACGGTCCTCTTTCTCAGAAACCAACAAAAATCCACCGGCACTCCACAGATG GTGAGTCCTTCATTGAGAACAGTGTTGTAGCACCAGAGCACTTAAAGAAGATTCCTCTTTCCCCAAACTCTCTGGGACTGGTACCTGGCCTCAGGTCTCCCTCTAAACTGCTGCACCATAACAACTCCACAG GCTCAGGCAGTTTCCGGGAGAGCCCCAAGCCTAGCGGTCAAGATCCAAACATGTGGACTGTAGAGGAAGTCATGCAGTACATCAGAGATATTGACCCAGTGCTGGCTCCACATGCTGACCTTTTCAGAAAACAT GAGATTGATGGTAAAGCTCTGCTGTTGCTGCGCAGTGACGTGATGATGAAATATATGGGTTTGAAGCTTGGCCCCGCCCTCAAACTCACCTTCCACATTGACAAGCTCAAACGGGCTTGA